The proteins below come from a single Actinomycetota bacterium genomic window:
- a CDS encoding nuclear transport factor 2 family protein gives MTVETDVEGLLARVQLLEDEREVRRVIRRYGPSVDSGSSAAAAALWLDDGVYDMGKAPGGDELRLAPGRAALTALFDGDFHQTLIAHGAAHVTSDCEVQIDGDTAVAYGYTFLFKATEDAAEFAVIRVMATRFDFVRSSQGWRIQRRSNRNLSGDEDARALFRTAALSWSPAS, from the coding sequence ATGACTGTCGAAACCGATGTCGAAGGATTGCTCGCACGGGTACAACTGCTCGAAGACGAGCGGGAAGTGCGGCGGGTCATCCGCCGGTACGGCCCTTCGGTCGACAGCGGCTCCAGCGCGGCGGCAGCCGCGTTGTGGCTCGACGACGGTGTCTACGACATGGGAAAGGCTCCCGGGGGCGACGAGTTGCGGCTCGCACCGGGACGCGCAGCGCTGACCGCCCTGTTCGACGGGGACTTTCACCAGACCCTGATCGCCCACGGGGCGGCGCACGTCACCAGCGACTGCGAGGTGCAGATCGACGGGGACACCGCGGTGGCGTACGGATACACCTTCCTGTTCAAGGCAACTGAGGACGCGGCCGAGTTCGCCGTGATCCGGGTGATGGCGACGCGGTTCGACTTCGTCCGCAGTTCGCAGGGGTGGCGGATTCAGCGCCGGAGCAACCGCAATCTCAGCGGTGACGAGGATGCCCGGGCACTCTTCCGCACCGCGGCGCTGAGCTGGTCGCCTGCGTCATAG